A window from Bacteroidota bacterium encodes these proteins:
- a CDS encoding DUF3109 family protein codes for MIVIDKVIISDDVVEKQFVCDLAKCKGGCCEEGDAGAPLDKAELNIIKKVFNKIKPYLSAASLKEIEKKGFYVYHREFGWVTPTLGNDSEICVYGIREKDGMIKCAFEQAYYDGVIEWKKPISCHLYPIISEKGKHGDYDKMNYEPREKLCNPACALGKKLKVPTYEFLKEPITRKYGEDFYNALDKAAKEHFTEKVK; via the coding sequence GTGATAGTAATAGATAAAGTAATTATCAGTGATGATGTGGTGGAAAAACAGTTTGTTTGCGACCTGGCCAAATGCAAAGGTGGTTGCTGTGAAGAAGGTGATGCCGGTGCCCCGTTGGATAAAGCAGAACTGAATATCATTAAAAAAGTATTTAATAAAATAAAACCATATCTCTCTGCTGCTTCTTTAAAGGAAATAGAAAAAAAGGGATTTTATGTTTATCACCGTGAGTTTGGCTGGGTAACTCCTACCCTTGGCAATGATTCTGAAATTTGTGTATACGGAATTCGGGAAAAAGATGGCATGATCAAATGTGCATTTGAACAGGCTTACTATGATGGTGTCATTGAATGGAAAAAACCCATCAGTTGTCACCTTTACCCGATCATTTCAGAAAAAGGTAAACATGGTGATTATGACAAGATGAATTATGAGCCGAGAGAGAAACTTTGTAACCCGGCTTGTGCATTGGGTAAAAAACTAAAAGTACCTACTTATGAATTTCTGAAAGAACCCATCACCAGAAAATATGGTGAAGATTTTTATAATGCATTAGATAAAGCCGCCAAAGAGCATTTCACTGAAAAAGTAAAATGA
- a CDS encoding DNA alkylation repair protein translates to MSPLFKQIQKELGAASTPEAKAAALKFVPGITKVYGVRTPVLNIMANNYKEGGVDLVKELWESGAFEEKVLAAKMLREICKKDPELSLKLIAGFSKDISDWVVCDTLGMQSLKPVAKKIQPAIFDLSAKLMQSKNLWERRLSLVILEVFTKDKTLQPEIMKRVKALENDEEYYVKKAVVWIKANFKKGK, encoded by the coding sequence ATGTCCCCATTATTTAAGCAAATACAAAAAGAACTTGGAGCAGCTTCTACACCGGAAGCAAAAGCTGCCGCATTAAAATTTGTACCCGGCATTACAAAAGTCTATGGTGTAAGAACACCCGTGTTAAATATAATGGCTAATAACTATAAAGAAGGCGGGGTTGATTTGGTAAAAGAGTTATGGGAATCCGGGGCATTTGAGGAAAAAGTATTAGCAGCAAAAATGCTGAGAGAAATTTGCAAAAAAGACCCGGAGCTTTCTTTAAAACTCATAGCCGGTTTTTCTAAAGACATTTCTGACTGGGTTGTGTGTGATACCCTGGGCATGCAAAGTTTGAAACCCGTGGCAAAGAAAATACAACCTGCAATTTTTGATCTATCTGCAAAACTCATGCAGTCAAAAAATCTCTGGGAAAGAAGATTATCACTGGTAATACTCGAAGTATTTACAAAAGATAAAACCCTGCAACCTGAAATAATGAAAAGGGTGAAAGCATTGGAGAATGACGAAGAGTATTATGTAAAAAAGGCTGTAGTATGGATTAAA